CAAAACCCCTGTCCATTTTTTTCTCCGTTGAATCAACTCTATTGTCTATTGAATTTACTCTTTCGTCAATTGAATTTACTTTCTCTAATATTGCTTGGATTATTTTAGTATCTGACACAGCAATATTATTACACTTCTTGATTAAATAATAAAGTGTGTTCAGGTATAAAAAAAGGTAACTTACTTTAATAGCCCTTATTAAGGGTCTAACATAATCCATGGGGTGGCTGAGGAGTTCCAATTAGAACCAGTTATAGCTTCAGTCGGAGAGCTTTATGAGAGGTTTTGTGAGTATAGGTACTTATTTGGTTAGTTAGATATGTAGCCTTAGTACCTGACTTGGAGCTTAAGACAGTCCTTGGTATAATTCTGCAACTTATGGCTATAGAAGTACTTGGCTTTAAAGAATGCGCTGATATTGGATGTCCGCTTATAAATACCTGCGCTGTTGTAAATGGTGAATTTCCTGTGGGTACATCGACTGGGGGGGTAGATGAAATGGATAGCATGGTGAATGTATGGGCAGAAGCTTCTGAACCTGATTGCACAAGTAATCCCAAAGGCAAATTTGATGATGGTTTTAAAAGAGTATCTGTTTGGAGAAAAGGTGGTAGCTACACTTGGAAATAGTATTCAGAAATTTACAGGGACAGGGTCAAACCCTGTAATGATATATGCTTACCCCCAAGAGACACTACAGAGTATCTACATGGATGCCAATTGTCTATTGTAGGTTTTCCAGATAGATTATGTTCCAATATTCGCTAACTACTATGCAGTTCGACAAAGTATTATTGATACTAAAACAGAAGTGCGTTGGATAGCTACAACAAGTCCAGCTGATAATGCATTAAACACTAGTAGTTACCTCCATAGTTTTCTTGATGAATCGGGCGTAACAAGTCTGGGATATCATGATCTTACTGCTCCACTTCGGTTTCATATGGAAATGCTGGAGTATATATAAGATTATTTGACAAATTTAGCAGGGCTGTAATTGATGAGACGTTATGATTGGAATTTATAGGGTTACAGGGTTTAACCCTGTAAATAGCCCTTATTAAAGGTCTAATCCAACTCATGGGTAGCCTACCGAACGATGTCCGCACCTATTATAGCAATCTTCCATTGCAAGAGTTGGTATTTTTCAGGACAGCATTTTCGAGTTTATAGTCTTATTGCGCAGTCGGTATAGACTCTATCCATAATTTTGATTTATCTTGGGGATTTCCATAGTTATAATTCACGCTAATTTCCTCATCTTTTTCAATATTCTTTATCACAAAAAACTCAATTGTACCATCATCTTTTCGCTTTTGATACAAAGCATTAGGCGCGTAGGAATGATTATAAAGTGAACCAAAACCCAAGCAAATTGCCGCCTTGTGATTTTTCTTGTCATCTCCCCACATGAAGTAATAATTATGAAGTTCGGTTTTTCGTAAGTCTGAGACTTCTTTTTCATCAATTAGGATAATTGGACATAGTTCAATTACCTCGTCTTTACTAATGTTTTGACTAGCAAAAACACCTCTTCCTGCGTTCTTAATCTTTGAATTACCAATATATATTTTTGTTGGAGGCTAAATTTTTATGGGTGGCTGAGGGGATTCGAACCCCCGACCCCTGGTACCACAAACCAGTGCTCTAACCAGCTGAGCTACAGCCACCATATATAAACTATTATATTTTCTTGCTAATAAAACCCTCAGCAATAATTCGCTCTATCAATTTTCTATCCTTTTGTCTCTTTACCCAATATTCAATCATTCTAGCTACTCTGATAGTATTATATTGTTGCACAAATGTACACTTTAATGGTAATAAGTTTTTTGTAGCAAAAACTCTTCCCTTATTATGTCTTTCAAGTCTTTTCTCTACATTAACTGTGCTTCCAATATAGTAACTTCCATTTTTCAAACTTTTCAAGATGTATACATAACCAATCTTACAATTTGAACCCGACCCCTCCGGTGTACACCGGAGTGCTCTAACCAGCTGCCTGTCCCGATTTAACATCGGGGAGCTACAGCCACCATATATAAACTATTATACTAAGAGTAACCAGAAAATTACAGGGATAATTGTAACTATAATTGTGGATGTTATTGTTACATTTGGATATTTATAAAATGCTCATCCAAAGGTTAAGCCTTTCACTTTGTAAAGGGCTTAACCTTGATTCGCTTTGTTTTGCCTTGTCTGGGATTATTTGGCTAACTTGTAGTAGGAGGCTTTGGTTTTGCCTTTCTTTTCAAGGATCTGCTTTTCTACTAGTGAGTCAAGGAGGCGAAAGGCTTGTTGGCGGGTCACTTCAAAACGTTTGGAAATGTCTGAGGAACGTACAGTTTTAAGCTCCATCACAATTCGCAAGACGTCTTCCTCTCGTTTGGTAACAAGAGCTCTATTATCTCCTTTGACATGCTCTAATTTAGCCTCTTTATACTCAGTAATTTTTGCCATTGCTGCTTGAAGAGAGTAGACAAGACCATCTGTAAAATACTCCAACCATTCGGTATGATTTCCCTCGTCGGCTGAATGGAGCATGTCAGAGTAAAGTAGGCGATCAATGTCATAGTAGTCGTCAAGAATGAAGTAGCGAGACACTTCGTATCCACTAAGCATTAATAAGTAAGATGTAACTAGACGCGTAACTCTTCCATTGCCATCAAAAAAAGGATGAATATAGACAAACCAGTGATGGAATATACCTGCCTTTAGGATTGCAGGGGTTTCTTTGTCAGTTTCAAACCATAAAATGAGCTCATTAATCAGCTTGTCAATATCACCTTCGGTGTGGGCGGGCGGGTCGTGTTTGACCTTTATAGTAGCAGAGCCATCAACAATCTCTGTGTGACCGACGACAACTTTTGAGTTCCTGTACTCACCGATTCTCATATCCTTTGCGTGTCGCATTGCTAATCCATGTAACTCAAGAATTAGACTAGAGTCTAGTTTATGCTTATCTTGCTTGTAACTATCTAAGTGAACTAATGCTTCGAAATAATCTCTAACCTCTTTTTCGGCTTTTGTTGTGGGAATTCTGTCTCCTAGAATAACATTGGTAACCTCCACAGGTGTCAAAGGATTGCCCTCAATAGAAGTTGAATGGTGAGTCGCCAGGGCAATATTTGAATTTTGGAGACGTAGAGCAACTGATGGAATAAGGTTTTCTGACTCAATTTGTCCGTAAAAACGCTCAATTTGAGTAAGATTGGTAAGCAACTTGGGTGAAATTACGTAATTGGGCTTGAACATGTGTTTATTATATCATAAATCTGTTATTTGTCAACATATTTGTAGCTATTATTGTAACCTTTGTTGCATATATCCTAGGATGGAGTATAATATCCCATAGTAAGATATTTTCGTTCTCTCACTCGCCTTGTTTCGCTTTATACAAAGATATACAATAGATAAATGGCAGTAAGTAAAAATATACCTTTAATTGAAAAAGATAGATTGCTTTTAGCTCTAAGACGTCTAAATATGATCATCCCTAATAGACTACCTATTATTAGCATGTATCTAACCATCAATGGTAGTGGAGGAAAAAATATTGAAGCAATTGAGTTTGTAGACTCAGAATGGGAAAAGTTAAAAACTGAGCTCACAAAATTAAATATTAACCCGGAACCTATGGCTGAGGAAATTGTAAGAGTCAAGGAGTTTATAGAATTTAGCAGTGGAGATGGTGCAAAAGGACTTGCGGTGTATATCTCGGGGTATCGAGATATTTTTTTGACCTACCCTATAGACTACTCATTTACCAACAAAATAAGTATGGACCTGGACTTTGATCGAGCTCCATTAATTCAGTTATTTGCCGAACAACCAAAAGAGATCTTTATAACCCTATATCCCGGACGGTCAAGGTTGTATAGCTACTCAGATAGCAAGTTGGTAGAAATAGAGCCTCCTGTAATCCCCGAGGACCCTAAACAAGACCTGAAGGAGTATATGCGTGTAGTAAAGGACGCATATTGGCCATATTTTAGATCTAGTGATGTGAAATCTGTATTTTTACTTGGTCATACTGAATCAATGCATTTGTTCAAAGGCGTACTTGCAAAAACCGCTGTGCAGAAAGTGAAAGACATGGTTGGTTTACCGCTTCGTGCAACAATGGCAAGAATCAACAAAGAATCTCGCAGATTAATTAGTGAACACAATGTGTTACAACCTCAACAAAAAGTAGAACATGCTAAGAGCTTAGTCCTAAGGCACATGGCTGTATTTGGACCTACAGCAGTATTTAGATCCTTAAGAGAAGGAAGAGCAAGAGAGATTTTGGTTGATCCAAGCTTTCACCCAAAGGGTTATGTATGCGAGCGTTGCAAATTACTTGAAATAAGGAAACTAGATGCTTGCTCTTTGTGTTTTAACAACTTAACACCTATCGCGAAAGTAAAACCATATGTGTTAAAGTTAGCTATGGAATATGAGGCACTTGTAGACAAGGTAGCAAACCAGTACCTCAGAACAGAGGGTAAAGGTATAGCTTCTATATTGAGATTTGCATAAATGATTCAGATTCACCCATTAACTCAAGCCTTAATCTCCTCACTTCAAATCTCTCAAAGTGACAAGAAGGACGACTCTCCTAAGGTTGAAGTTTCCGAAACGGTTACTTTTTTGGGCGCTTTGTATGAAAAAATGCGCAACGCCGTAGAGTATAGAGAGGGACATCTGGTTCGCAAAGCTGCTATTGAAAGAGTAATTCGTCGAAGAATTGTGATAAATCAAGGTGGAGCAGAGTATATTGAGACTTTAGTAAAGGAAATGCTCTGGGGAAGATACTTAGCATCTGGGTCTATAACTGAAAAAACAGTTGAACAAGCTAAAAATGCTGCAACTAGGTACTTTGATCTACGTCGCAAACTTATCTCTCAATTGAATAACCAACAACAGATTAACGAAGTGTCTGATTGGATAATTAGCCAGCTATCTTGCAAACTCGAGTTTATTCTTGCTCCAAATCCTAAGATTGAGGCCATTACTAACTATGTATACCAGTGGTTACGTAACAATATTCATATAGAAAATGAAAGTGAAGCTACTAAAGATATTCTAATTTATCTAGCTATACAAGAGGGATTAAATAAAGTAGATACCCCACTTCTAAGATACCATCTAGTTGAATTATACGGTGAAGAGAAGTTATTTGCAGACTTCTGGGGAACATATAAATTTGTAAATAAACACGTAGAACACCCACTTCGCAATAAACTGGTTAACTATGTTCGTAAGCAAACGGCTCCTTTTTTAATTCTAGAGTCAATTGTGCTTACTAATAGTCCAGATCAAGTGAAAAGAATTTTGACTGATGAGAAAACGCTGGTAGAAAAGATAACCACGATCTGCACTAGTAAATATAAGCAGGTAAGTAAGCGCTTAAGACGCGCAGCAATCAGAAGTGTTATTTATCTGTTTTTAACAAAAGCGATCTTTGCCATATTACTAGAAGTACCATTTGATAGATATCTTGAAGGAGAGATAAAAATAGTTCCATTAATAATTAACACCTCAATGCCTCCCATATTAATGGGGCTTATTGCGTTACTTATCACAACTCCAGGAAAAGACAATACTAAACGAATTATTGATAGAATTAAGGAGATTATTACCACTCAAAAGCCCAATACAGATAAAAAGCAATTTGATGCTAATCCAAGTGTTAATAGGCCTTTATTAGCATTTATCTTTACAACTATTTATAGTTTGACGTTCCTTTTAATTTTTGGCTTTATTATCTGGGGACTAACAAATCTTAATTTTAACTTTGCTAGCCAACTTATCTTTATCTTCTTCTTGACAGTTGTGTCATTTTTCGCCTACAGGATTAGGCTTATACCAAGAGAATATGTATATAAAGAAAAGGGAAATGTTTTTGCTCCTATTATAGATTTCCTTATGGTGCCTATTCTTTCTGTAGGAAAAAGATTATCAAGTGATCTTTCTAAGATAAACGTAATTACATTTATCTTTGATTTCATTCTTGAAGCTCCTTTTAAAGCAATCTTTGAGGTATTTGAAGAATGGTTTGGCTTTATGAAGTCAAAAAGAGAAGAGATAGCTTAGAGATTAAATAAACTGGATGATTGTTCCATCTTTAAGCTGGTGGAAAAGTCCCACTTTTTGACCTGGATATCTAGCTGCTGGTCCCCAAACACGAGCACCTGTTGTTGTCTCTACTAGTTCTGAAGATAGTTTTATAACGGCTTCCCTAACTGTAATAGAAGAGGGGACTACCAAGGGATCTTCCATGTCCACCACGCCCTGGGGATTTCGTAGATAAATACGAATAAGGTCCAGCTTATCCCAGATTGATTGGGTAAGCTTATCTAAGCCCTTTCCCTCAAGCGCACTGATTGCAAACACGTCTGAAGATAGATTAAGTTTTTTGCCTTCCATTTTGTTAATAATCTTAATGGCGGGGACATAGACACGGTTACCAGCAAAAGCATCAATCAGTTGTTCTGGAGTAAGGTCTTCTTTAATAGAGATCTGGGCATTAACAATTCGATAACTTCTGGCGATAGTTTTTATAGTATCTTGGTCCAGCAAGGTCAGGGTTGGTGAGTTTATCTGTATACCACCTCGATCCGTCTTTTTTACTACTAATTTAGGTGGGCTTTGATTAAGTCTTACTCCTGCATTTGCAAGCTCTATCTCCATATTGGGTAGCTCTCCTTTGCGCTTAACATCAACCATAAGGATGATTAGATCTGCGATTCTAGCGACAGAAAGCACTTCTTTACCTCTACCTAATCCTTTGGCAGCCCCTGTGATAAGACCAGGAACATCAAGAATCTGAATTCTAGCTCCATTAATATTAAGCATACCTGGAATTACTTCCAGAGTTGTAAACTCATATTCAGCTACTTTGGAGTTAGCGTCGGTTAGCTGGTTTAAAAG
This genomic stretch from Candidatus Roizmanbacteria bacterium CG_4_9_14_0_2_um_filter_38_17 harbors:
- a CDS encoding SET domain-containing protein-lysine N-methyltransferase — translated: MGNSKIKNAGRGVFASQNISKDEVIELCPIILIDEKEVSDLRKTELHNYYFMWGDDKKNHKAAICLGFGSLYNHSYAPNALYQKRKDDGTIEFFVIKNIEKDEEISVNYNYGNPQDKSKLWIESIPTAQ
- a CDS encoding excinuclease ABC subunit C, translating into MGYVYILKSLKNGSYYIGSTVNVEKRLERHNKGRVFATKNLLPLKCTFVQQYNTIRVARMIEYWVKRQKDRKLIERIIAEGFISKKI
- a CDS encoding GTP-binding protein; its protein translation is MDNQARIEAIQEEIRKTPYHKGTEHHIGKLRARIAQLKSEIIERQLKLSATGGGGGYAVAKHGDATVVLIGPPSVGKSTLLNQLTDANSKVAEYEFTTLEVIPGMLNINGARIQILDVPGLITGAAKGLGRGKEVLSVARIADLIILMVDVKRKGELPNMEIELANAGVRLNQSPPKLVVKKTDRGGIQINSPTLTLLDQDTIKTIARSYRIVNAQISIKEDLTPEQLIDAFAGNRVYVPAIKIINKMEGKKLNLSSDVFAISALEGKGLDKLTQSIWDKLDLIRIYLRNPQGVVDMEDPLVVPSSITVREAVIKLSSELVETTTGARVWGPAARYPGQKVGLFHQLKDGTIIQFI